Genomic segment of Dactylococcopsis salina PCC 8305:
ACTTGAAAGCAACCTTGGACTTTAGATAGGAATAGTTTAAAATAGGGGTAACAAAACCTGCCAAGCCTCTGATTCAAGCTCAAAACGGCAGGTTACTTAATTTTATTGATATCGTGGTGTGAATGCGCTTCAATAAACCTCCAAAGACCATTGATGAGCAAATTCAGCTATTGCAGTCACGAGGAATGCAAATTGATGATCTAGAACAAGCGCGACACTATTTGAGTCACATCAATTACTATCGTCTAGCTGGGTATTGGATACCATTTGAGAGCAACCATCAAACTCATCAGTTCAAGAGTGGTACTAATTTTGACCAAGTTATCAATTTATATGATTTTGACCGAGAGTTAAGACTGCTGGTTTTAGATGCTATTGAACGCATTGAAGTCTCTTTTCGGACACAATTTGCTTATTTTATGGCTCATAATCATGGTACTCATAGTTATTTAGAGGCAAGTCTAGCTCGTGAATACAAATATTGGAATAATAATTTAGAAAGCCTAAAAAGAGAAATTTCTCAATCAGACGAATTATTTATTCAACATTATCAAAATAAATATACCACTCCTAGCTTACCCCCCATTTGGTCGGTGTGCGAAATCATGTCTTTTGGTTTGCTGTCACGGTGGTTTAAGAATCTACGTCCGATGACAACTCGCAAAGCAATTTCAGCTAAATATCAGATAGATAATAAAGTTTTGGAAAGTATTATGCACCACTTGACCAGTGTACGAAATATATGTGCTCACCACAGTCGGTTGTGGAACCGCAAATTTACGATTACTTTAAAACTTCCCAAGAAACCCAAAAGATTAGTCAATAATTTTAATTCATCACAACCTCGTCGTCTTTATAATACTCTGGTGATATTAGCTTGGTTTTTGGGTATAGTAAGTCCCGCATCCTCTTGGGAAAAAAGACTTATTACTTTACTGGATTCATCTCCGAATAATTTGAGCAAAATGGGGTTTCCTTCTAATTATAAAAAATATCCTATTTGGACAGTGTAATTTTAAAGAAGCAATATCTTGATTATTTTTGTTCATAAACTAACTGGTGTATTTTGAGAATTTCTTGGCGACGATAGGGATTATTTAATTCTTTTTTTTGCACAATATCAACAGGACGATTAAATCTTTTTTGTAATTCGTCTTGTAAATCCATTAAATCAAATAAACTCCAACCAGGTTTCTCTTGAAAAACCACTAAAACATCAACATCACTATCTTCATTAAAATCGTCCCGTAAAACTGAACCAAATAAAGCCATTTCTTCAATTTTCCACCGTTGACAAACATCTTCAATGTCGCTGTAAGAAACATTCAGCCTCTGAGTTAAAATTAATTGTAGGTCTGTTGTTAATGAAGTCATAATCACACCCTTATCTCTAATATTCCATGATGTCGTTGTAAACTGGTAACTGATAACTGATAACTGGTTACTGAAGATGACAACTTATTTTCCCAATCAAAATCAAACAGAATCTCTACAGATTCAGTTTACACTATCTGTTTATAATATCCCTGAGTCAGTACAGAAAAAAGCAACTGCTAAAGCCAAAGAAGCATACATTATGACATTACTAGAAGCGGGAGAGATTAGTAGCGGGAAAGCAGCCACTTTATTAGGGATTCCCCGTGTTAAAGTCATTCAAAGAATGGGGGAATGGGGAATTTCTTTATTTGATGATTCCTTAGAATTGGAAGATTTAAAGCAAGAAATAGAACAAGCTAACCTCATTTTAGATCAGGATTCTCAATGATTTTTGTTTCTGACACAACACCAATCAGTGAATTAGTCAAAGTGGGCTATTTGCTAATTGATGAAAAAGCAGCCCGACGAGTTGCTAAAACACGACAGTTACCGATCATTGGGACAGTTGGAATTTTGGTTTTAGCGAAAAAAAGGGGATTAATTGAAAATGTCCAAACCATTCTAGATAAAATGATAGAAAACGGAACAAGAATTGGAAGACGTTTGTATTTGCAAGCCCTTATCTTAGCAGAAGAGGATATGTAATTAGCAGGTAAGAATGGTTTTGATGCGAAACGATATCAGGAAAAAGAAGTTATGGACGCGATAAGGAGAGTACAAGAATATGACTAATCCTCAAGAAGAAATCGAAAAAGGTGCAAAAATTCTACAACAGCATGACCAATGGCTGGCGCAAAACCTAGACCAACTTATTGAAACGTATCCTGGGAAAATTGTTGCCGTTTTAGATGGGAAAATTGTTGCCGTTGGAGACACTTATAAAGAAGTTTATGCCCCATTTCAGAATCAAAATCGGGATTGGATGCCTTTAGCCGTTCGTGTTCCCTATCCCGACGAAATCCAAGAATTACTCATTTAAACTGAATGATGAATAACGATATCGTTGATAACCGCCAAGAAAAACTCGTTGACCAAATTAATCGCATTCTCTCCACATCTGAGTCCGCTCATTTTGCGGTGGGATATTTCTTCCTCTCAGGATTTACCGCGATCGCGCCACGTCTCACTAATATTAAACAACTTCGTCTCCTCATTGGCAATACCACCAACCAAGAAACCTTAGATCAACTCGCAGAAGGCTATAAACGCTTAGAATTAGTTCAAGATACCCTAGAGGAACAAAACTACATTAAACGCAGTTTTCGCCAACACATCGCTACAGAAACCGCCGAAAATCTGCGTTCTACGGTGGAGTTGATGGATCAGACGGATGACAGGGAAACTCTCGTTAAAAACCTGATTCAAATGATCGAAGAGGGACGACTCGACGTTCGCATCTATACTAAAGGACGACTCCACGCCAAAGCCTATATCTTTGATTATGGCAAAGTTTATGACCAAAACGGAAACCCCCTCGAACGCAATGAAAACGGAATCGCGATCGCAGGATCATCTAATCTCAGTCTCTCTGGAATCTCTAACAATACTGAACTGAACGTTATAGTTCACGGGAATAACAATCATAGCGCCCTCACCGATTGGTTTAACGAACTGTGGGAGGAAGCGGAAGACTTCAACGCTAACTTAATGGCGGAAATGCAGCAATCATGGGCGATCGCGCCAACGTCTCCCTATGATATTTATATGAAAACGTTGTATATGTTAGTCCGAGACAGACTGGAGGAAGAAAGTTCTGTCACCCTTCTCTCTGAGGATGAGATTAGCAAACAACTCGCAGACTTTCAAAAAGTCGCCGTCAATCAAGCGGTTAAAATTATCAATGAATACGGCGGGTGTTTTGTTTCCGATGTAGTAGGATTAGGAAAAAGTTTCATTGGGACGGCGATCGTTAAACGCTTTGAACAAATTCAACGCACTCGTCCCCTCATTATTTGTCCGCGTCCACTGATGGAAATGTGGGAACGCTATAACGAAGTTTATCATCTCAACGCCCGTGTTTTATCAATGGGAAAACTTACCGAAAGTGAAGACGATGGCGCAAGATGGTTATTAGAGGATTTTCGGTTTAAAGATCGAGATTTTGTTCTCATTGATGAAAGTCATCATCTCCGCAATTTGGGAACACAACGTTATCGTGTTATGGAAACGTTTCTCGCGTCTGGGAAACAATGCTGTTTTTTAACCGCAACTCCTCGCAATAAAACCGCTTGGGATATTTACAACCAGATTAAACTCTTTCATCAAGATGATCAAACCGACATTCCTGTTGATCCGCCTCATCTTCAACAGTATTTTCAATTACTGGAAAAGGGCGATCGAAAACTGCCTAACCTTCTGTCTCATATCCTCATTCGTCGCACTCGCAACCATATTTTACGCTGGTATGGGTATGACGCAGCAACTCACACCCGAGTTGATTCACAAAACTTTCAGCCCTACCTACAAGGAAAACGACGCGCTTATATCCAAGTGGGAGGAAAACATCGCTTTTTCCCGAAACGAGAACTAGAGACGATCGAGTACAGCATCGAGAACACTTATCAGGGATTATATCAGCAAATTCGAGGTTATTTAGGGAAATCTCGCAAGCGTCAGAAGAAAACTCCTGTCAAAGACGAACTTTGTTACGCGCGGTATGGTTTGGGGAATTATGTGGTGAAATCGAAACAGAAACAAGACCCTTATCTCAGTTTACAAAGTGCGGGGGCTAACTTACGGGGATTGATGCGAGTTTTATTGTTTAAGCGATTTGAGTCCAGTGTTTATGCGTTTCAGAAAACGATCGAACGGTTGTTAAAAACCTATGAATATTTCGATCGCGCTTTAAATGATGGCTTTGTTCCCGCAGGAGAAGACGCACAATCTATTTTACATGGAGAAGCCAATATTGGAGAAGAAACAGACATTCTCCAAGGGTTAAAACAGGTGTCTGATAAATACAGAATAGAAGATTTCGATCGCGATCGATTACATGAACATATTCAACATGATCTTACGTTACTTCACCAGATTTTAGAGTTAGTTAAACCCATTACTCCAGATAAAGACACCAAACTACAAACACTGATTTCAAAACTCAATCAATCTCCTTTTCGAGAGGGGAAATGTCTGATTTTTACGCAATACGCAGATACCGCTCAATATCTCTATGATAATCTGAATCTAGACAATAACAGCGCGATCGAAGTAATCTACAGTAATGATAAAAATAAAGCGCGAATTGTGGGAAGATTTGCGCCAAAAGCCAATCCTGAACAAAAATGGAATCAGAAAGAAGGAGAAATTAAAACCTTAATCGCTACCGATGTTTTAGCAGAAGGCTTAAACTTACAAGATGGGAATATTATTATTAATTATGATTTACACTGGAATCCTGTTAAACTGATTCAACGGTTTGGACGCATCGATCGCATCGGAAGCGAAAATGATGTGATTTATGGGTATAACTTCCTCCCCGAAACAGGATTAGAAAAGAATCTAAAACTACGAGAAAAACTGAAACATCGCATCCAAGAAATTCACGATACCATTGGCGAAGATGCCGCAATTCTCGATCGCGCTGAACAACTCAACGAAGAAGCAATGTATGCGATTTATGAACAAGAAAGTGAACAGTTGAGTTTATTTGAAGCCACAGAAGACAGTCTTGATCTTAATGAAGCAGAAGAGATTTTACGGCGATTGAAAAAAGAGAATCCCGAAGAATTTACGCGGATTGCTAATTTACCTCATGGACTTCGATCGAGCAAGTTTTCTTTAAACAAAGGAACATACATTTTCTGTGAAGCAACCAATCCCAACCGTCCAGAATTAAAAGGATATCAGCAACTTTTTTTACTTGATGAACAAGGAGAAATTATTTCTAGAGACGTTCCCCAGATTTTAGGGAAAATTTATACGCACCCACAGGAAAAAAGTTTATCGCTTCCGAAAAACTATAACGCGATCGTTATGGGGATTAAACAACAATTTGAACAAGAACTTCAACATCGTAACGCAGAAAAAGATCATCGTCATCAACTTACACAAGGACAACGCTACATTAGTAAAGAACTCAGAGCTTATTATAAAACTATTTCTGACCCTGATCTCCAACGCAGCCTTGATATTTTAGAACAGACTTTTCGCCAACCGATAACAAATGTTTTACGACGAGAATTAAATCAAATCAAACGAGAAGGTTTAACTGATATTGCCTTATTAAACAGATTAAAACAACTTTATCATCAACACAATCTGGGAGAAGAGATGACTCCTAAAAAGTTAAGAAAACCCGAAACTTCGATCGCTACAATTATTTGTAGTGAAGCCTTCGTTTAATCAAAAGTAGGTTAGGAGATGGGGGAGACAAGGGAGATGGGGGAGATGGGGGAGATGGGGGAGATGGGGGAGATGGGGGAGATGGGGGAGATGGGGGAGATGGGGGAGATGGGGGAGATGGGGGAGATGGGGGAGATGGGGGAGATGGGGGAGATGGGGGAGATGGGGGAGATGGGGGAGATGGGGGAGATGGGGGAGATGTCAGGACAAAAATGTAGGTTGGGTGGAGGTAACGTAACCCAACACTATCCCAGTCGGTTGGGTGGAGGTAACGTAACCCAACACCATCCCAGTCGGTTGGGTGGAGGTGACGTAACCCAACACCATCCCAGCTGGTTGGGTGGAGGTAACGTAACCCAACACCATCCCAGCTGGTTGGGTGGAGGTAACGTAACCCAACACCATCCCAGTCGGTTGGGTGGAGGTAACGTAACCCAACACTATCAAGGGGGGGGAATAATACCAAGTTTAGGTATAGCTTGCTGAAGAAAACTGAAAGTCTTACCAAATAAGGATTTGAGGCGATTCAGTTCAGATAAAAATGCAAGTTCATTGATTGTTCAATCGTCACACACCTTGCATCAAAACCTTGAACTCCTACCGATCAATCAACCCTAAGGCAACTTGCCTCTTGCCTCTTGCCTCTTGCCTTTTGCCTCTTGCCTCTTGCCTCTTGCCTTTTGCCTCTTGCCTCTTGCCTCTTGCCTCTTGCCTTTTGCCTCTTGCCTCTTGCCTTTTGCCTCTTGCCTCTTGCCTCTTGCCTCTTGCCTCTTGCCTTTTGCCTCTTGCCTTTTGCCTCTTGCCTTTTGCCTCTTGCCTCTTGCCTTACTTAACCAACCAATGGACTTTTTCAGCAACCCCTAGGTAATTCCTTATAATTGGTGTTGGGTTTCGCTTCGCTACACCCAACCTACGGTTTATCTACGGTACTCTAAAAATATGGTATGCAAGTCGAGTTTAAGTTGAATAAAGCATCATATCAACTCGGAAAAGCAAAATTTTTTTTCAGGGGTTGCGCTCGATCGAGTTTCGTGATAGAGTGTTATTACATAATGGGAAGTTTTGCCAATTTTAGAAAACGCCCCGAAAAGCGAGGAAAATCGCTCTCCATATCCCCCCTACCCGTATTGACAAGCCTCGATCGAGCATAAGAATTTAAAAGATAATTTAACAGTAACCATAAGGAAAAGTAATGGTTGAAATTGAGAAGATATGGTATGCAAACAGAGTTTTAGGTTGAATAAAACATCATCTGATCGCGCCAACCTCCCTTAAGAAAATGATCCCCCCTAGCTAGGGGGGATCGCTATGGAACAGACTTTAAGAAATGAGACAACACTAGGCGATCGTTGCCATTTTCACCTCATTTTCATTGAGCATCTTCTGTAACTCTTCTGCGTCAACAGTTTCCCGATCAATTAACGCTTGTGCCAACTGATCCAGAATGTGACGGTTGGACACTAAAACATCTTTACAGCGACGATAGGCTTGTTCGACTAAATTCCGAACTTCCTCATCAATCGCCGATGCGGTTTCATCAGAGAAATCGCGATCGGAAGCAATATCCCGACCCATGAACACATTACCATTTTGACGACCTAACGCCACCGGACCGAGGCGATCGCTCATTCCCAAACTCGTTACCATTTGACGAGCGACTCGCGCCACTTGCTGTAAGTCATTGGATGCGCCAGTGGTTACTTCATTATCACCGAAGATAATCTCTTCTGCAATGCGACCGCCTAACGCCACCGCCATTTGATTTTGCAGATAAGAACGAGAATAGAGTCCCGAATCTAAACGCTCTTCACTGGGAGTAAACCAAGTTAACCCACCAGCAGCACCACGAGGAATAATGCTAATTTTCTGCACTGGGTCATAATCTGGCATTAACGCCCCAACTAAGGCGTGACCCGCCTCATGGTAGGCAACTAACGCCTTCCGTTTTTCGCTCATCACGCGGTCTTTCTTCTCTGGACCGGCGAGAACGCGATCGATCGCATCATTCACCTCATCCATAGAAATTTCTGTCAAACTGCGACGGGCGGCTAAAATTGCAGCTTCATTGAGTAAGTTTTCCAAGTCTGCGCCAGTAAAGCCAGGGGTCCGACGAGCAATCTTCTCTAAATCCACATCTTTCGCTAGGGTTTTACCACGAGCGTGGACTTGCATAATTTCCAAACGTCCTGCATAATCAGGGCGATCGACCACAATTTGCCGATCAAAGCGACCTGGACGCATCAGAGCTTGGTCTAACACATCAGGACGGTTTGTCGCCGCAATAATAATGATTCCCGTGTTACTTTCAAACCCATCCATTTCTGTGAGTAACTGGTTAAGGGTTTGTTCCCGTTCATCATTACCGCCGCCTAAACCAGCGCCGCGTTGACGACCAACGGCATCAATTTCATCAATAAAGATAATACAAGGAGCATTAGACTTCGCCTGTTCAAATAAATCACGAACACGGGAAGCACCAACCCCGACAAACATTTCTACAAACTCTGAACCAGAGATCGAGAAGAAAGGAACACCCGCTTCTCCAGCAACCGCACGAGCTAAAAGGGTTTTACCCGTTCCAGGCGGGCCCACTAACAATGCACCTTTCGGGATTTTTGCCCCTAAATCCGTGAATCGATCGGCATTTTTGAGGAAATCTACTAATTCCGTCAATTCTAATTTCGCCTGTTCAATTCCAGCCACATCATTAAACGTGACATTGGTTTGAGGTTCCATTTGCACTTTTGCTTTAGACTTACCAAAGTTCATCGCTTGAGAACCTGGACCCCCTTGAGCGCGACGGAGCAGGAAGAACAATCCAACTAACAAGAGAATGGGGAAGAAAAGGCTACTGAGAGCGCGGAATAAGAAGCCATCATCATTCTCAGGTTGAACTGAAATATCGACATTGTTTTCCGTGAGGATGTCGATCAGTTGCGGATCATTCGGTAAAGATACCTGAACTTGTTGTCCGTCTTGCGCCGTTGCGATCACTTTGGATCGATCGCTGTTGAGTCTGACACTTTCCACGTTGCCATTTTCAACGCGATTGACAAATTCGCTATAACGCCAGGTGACTTGTGTTTCTGGTTCTTGGTCTAAAAACGCAGTCGCTAGAGCAATCACTACAATTGCTAACAGTGCGTATAGCCCTGCGTTGCGCCATTTTTTATTGTTATTATTGTTATTCACGCTTAACCTCTATGTCTTCAGACTGTATGGAGTGAGACTATATTTCCTTATTTCCTTATTATGGATGGGGAATAGGAACACTTCCTTATTTTTTCCTTGCATATTAATTTATGTTAACGTTTCTGAGAAGCTATTGACAGGGGTTGACAAATTATCCGTAGCATGGGCGTAATCGCCCATTGATGTACTTATGAATTGCCAAACCTATTTCTTCCGATTACTGGCGCGTCGAGAATACAGCGCCGAAGAATTAAAAAAGAAGGGCTTAGAAAAAGGCTGGAAAGCAACCGAAATCAATGAAACCCTCGAATATTTACAGGAAATTAATGCTCAATCTGATTTACGAGTCGTAGAAGGAATGATTTTAGGCTATCTGGGGAAGTACGGAAAACCGAAAATTAGGCAAAAATGCCGAGAGAAGGGGATTGATAACGAGTTATTTGAAGAGACTTGGGAAAAACTGTCAGATCAGACAGAAACCGAGGATTTATCAGCATTGAAAGCGAAAGTGATGCGAAAATACAATCTTACTCAATTTAGTGATCTTGATCCAAAAACCAAGCGCAGAGTCGGTAATTTTCTCCAGTATCGAGGGTTTAATCCCTTTCAAGTCTTAAAACAATGGGAAAATTAAAAATAGGCTGAGATCGCGTTTGCAACCAAAGCAAGGGCGATCGTAACAATTGCGCCACCAATCCATCGTAACCAACCCAAAACCAGTTTAATTTCACTCAGATCAGATTTCATTTCACTGACATCAGTTTTGAGAGTATCAACATCCGCTTTTAGGGTACTCATGTCAGTTTTTAAGGTACTAACATCAGTTTTGAGAGTCTCGACATCAGTTTTTAAGGTACTAACATCGGTTTTGAGAGTCTCGACATCAGTTTTTAAGGTACTAACATCGGTTTTGAGAGTCTCGACATCAGTTTTTAAGGTACTAACATCAGTTTTGAGAGTCTCGACATCAGTTTTTAAGGTACTAACATCAGTTTTGAGAGTCTCGACATCAGTTTTTAAGGTACTAACATCAGTTTTGAGAGTCTCGACATCAGTTTTTAAGGTACTAACATCAGTTTTGAGAGTCTCGACATCAGTTTTTAAGGTACTAACATCAGTTTTGATTTCTTCCGTATTTGATTCTACACGACCCGTGCGCTGATCGAGTCGATCGAACTGCTCTTCCAGCTTCCCCAATTGTCGCGCATTGAAGACTAATTGCTCAATTAACTTTTCAATCAGAGCGGTATTACTTGTGGTTTCCGCCGCCATTTTCCCGTTCCCCCTTAACGTAGTTTGATCCTACCATAATCCTTGTTATCTCTTGATTTCAAAGGTTTGCTTCTTCCATCATCAAAATTCCTCTGGTTAAAATAGATGGACAAGTGTATAGTTTAGTGTAATTGGTTATAAAATTATGTCAGTATTGGCGGCGATCGCAGTTTTAGCGGTTTTAATTATCGTCCATGAGCTTGGACATTTCACCGCAGCCCGTGTTCAGGGGATTCATGTTAATCGGTTTTCCATTGGTTTCGGTCCAATTTTGTGGAAATATCAAGGGTCAGAAGTAGAATATGGAGTGCGTGCTTTTCCGTTAGGAGGATTCGTCGGTTTTCCTGATGATGATCCCGATAGCGAGATTCCCCAGGATGATCCAGACTTACTTAAAAATCGTCCCCTCGGCGATCGCGCCATTGTCATCAGTGCTGGGGTTATTGCAAACTTTATCTTTGCCTATTTCCTTCTGGTCACGCAATCCGCAGTAGTCGGAATCCCGCAACCGCAGTTTGAACCTGGAATTAAAGTTCCTGAAGTGATCAGCGAAGAAAGCTCCCCCGCACAAAAAGCAGGATTAGAAGCGGGCGACCTCATTTTAGCAGTCAACTCTGAGCCATTAGGAGAAGGTCAACCCGCAATCCAAACCTTACAAACCAAAATCCAAAATTCTGTCAATGAACCCTTAACTCTCAACGTCAAACGGGAAGAACAAACCCTCAATCTTTCTGTTATTCCCCAACCTGGAGACGACGGAAAAGGAAAAATTGGGGTCTTACTTTCTCCCAATGGGGAAGTAGTACGGAAACGTCCCGATAATCTCATTGAACCGTTTAGTCAAGGCGCTCAAGAATACCAACGGATTTTTACCCTCACCTTTCAAGGCTTAGGACAACTGGTGAGTAACTTTCAAGAATCTGCCGAACAAGTTGCCGGTCCCGTCGCTATTGTCGCAGTCGGTGCTAACATCGCCAGTTCGGATGCTAGTAGTTTATATCAATTTGCGGCTTTAATTAGCATCAATTTGGGGATTATCAACATCCTTCCTTTACCCGTTTTAGACGGCGGTCAATTGGTGTTTCTCCTTTTAGAGGGGATTCGGGGTAAACCCTTACCGACAAAAATCCAAGATGGGATTATGCAAACGGGAGTTGTGGTTTTGCTGGGTTTAGCAATTTTCTTAGTGATTCGAGATACAGCAAACTTAGCAGTGGTTCAAGACTTGTTCCAACAATGATCTCTTCTCCTCAAAAACGAGCCTTAGCACTGCTCGATCGACTCAAAGCGTTATATCCCAATGCCACTTGTACCCTCAATTATGAGACCCCTGTACAACTATTAGTGGCAACGATTCTTTCTGCCCAATGTACGGATGAACGAGTCAACAAAGTTACCCCAGACTTGTTTGCTCGTTTTCCCGATGCAGAAACCATGGCAAAAGCCAACAGAGAAGAAATCGAAACTCTCATTCGTTCCACAGGATTCTATCGCAATAAAGCGAAAAACATTCAAGGAGCGTGTGAGATGATTGTCTCTGACTTTCAGGGGAAAGTTCCAGATACAATGGAAGACCTCTTAAAATTACCTGGTGTAGCGAGGAAAACTGCAAATGTGGTACTCGCTCATGCTTATGGGGTGAATGCTGGCGTAACGGTAGATACTCACGTTAAACGCCTCTCTCATCGTCTTGGATTAACCGAACATAATGATCCCAAACGCATCGAGAAGGATTTAATGGCGCTGTTACCCCAGCCAGACTGGGAAAATTGGTCAATTCGACTAATTTATCACGGTCGCGCTGTGTGTAAAGCCAAACAACCTTTGTGTGAAGTTTGTACTTTAGCTGATCTCTGTCCATTTCCTAGATAAAAAGTAGATGAAAAGTAGGTTGGGTGGAGTTTACGAAACCCAACACCAATATTCGTTATTCGTTATTCGTTATTTGTTATTTGTTGTTTGTTATTTGTTGTTTGTTATTTGTTATTGGTTGTTGATCACTGGTCACTGTTTACTGGTCACTGATTACTGGTCACTGGTCACTGGTCACTGATTACTGGTCACTGGTCACTGGTCACTGATCACTGGTCACTGATCAATTACCTGAACCTGATATAACTGTTTCCCCAAGAAAAAAGTAAATTCGGTAGGATAGTTAAGCAGTGTTTTTAGTAAATTAATTCCCTAATGGCAAAAAAAGCAATGATTGAGCGCGAGAAAAAGCGCCAAAGATTAGTCGAGAAATACGCAGACAAACGAGCCGAATTAAAAGAGCAAATTAGAACTTCGACTTCTCCCAGAGAACGATTCCAGTTACAGCGTGAATTACAACGGCTTCCTCGCGCCAGTTCTCGCACTCGTCTCCGCAACCGTTGTCAAGTAACGGGTCGCCCTCGTGGTTATTATCGTGATTTTGGACTTTCTCGTAATGTGTTTCGGGAATGGGCGCACAATGGATATTTACCTGGTGTTGTA
This window contains:
- a CDS encoding Abi family protein; translated protein: MRFNKPPKTIDEQIQLLQSRGMQIDDLEQARHYLSHINYYRLAGYWIPFESNHQTHQFKSGTNFDQVINLYDFDRELRLLVLDAIERIEVSFRTQFAYFMAHNHGTHSYLEASLAREYKYWNNNLESLKREISQSDELFIQHYQNKYTTPSLPPIWSVCEIMSFGLLSRWFKNLRPMTTRKAISAKYQIDNKVLESIMHHLTSVRNICAHHSRLWNRKFTITLKLPKKPKRLVNNFNSSQPRRLYNTLVILAWFLGIVSPASSWEKRLITLLDSSPNNLSKMGFPSNYKKYPIWTV
- a CDS encoding nucleotidyltransferase family protein codes for the protein MTSLTTDLQLILTQRLNVSYSDIEDVCQRWKIEEMALFGSVLRDDFNEDSDVDVLVVFQEKPGWSLFDLMDLQDELQKRFNRPVDIVQKKELNNPYRRQEILKIHQLVYEQK
- a CDS encoding UPF0175 family protein, which codes for MTTYFPNQNQTESLQIQFTLSVYNIPESVQKKATAKAKEAYIMTLLEAGEISSGKAATLLGIPRVKVIQRMGEWGISLFDDSLELEDLKQEIEQANLILDQDSQ
- a CDS encoding DUF3368 domain-containing protein, which translates into the protein MIFVSDTTPISELVKVGYLLIDEKAARRVAKTRQLPIIGTVGILVLAKKRGLIENVQTILDKMIENGTRIGRRLYLQALILAEEDM
- a CDS encoding DUF5678 domain-containing protein, giving the protein MTNPQEEIEKGAKILQQHDQWLAQNLDQLIETYPGKIVAVLDGKIVAVGDTYKEVYAPFQNQNRDWMPLAVRVPYPDEIQELLI
- a CDS encoding helicase-related protein translates to MMNNDIVDNRQEKLVDQINRILSTSESAHFAVGYFFLSGFTAIAPRLTNIKQLRLLIGNTTNQETLDQLAEGYKRLELVQDTLEEQNYIKRSFRQHIATETAENLRSTVELMDQTDDRETLVKNLIQMIEEGRLDVRIYTKGRLHAKAYIFDYGKVYDQNGNPLERNENGIAIAGSSNLSLSGISNNTELNVIVHGNNNHSALTDWFNELWEEAEDFNANLMAEMQQSWAIAPTSPYDIYMKTLYMLVRDRLEEESSVTLLSEDEISKQLADFQKVAVNQAVKIINEYGGCFVSDVVGLGKSFIGTAIVKRFEQIQRTRPLIICPRPLMEMWERYNEVYHLNARVLSMGKLTESEDDGARWLLEDFRFKDRDFVLIDESHHLRNLGTQRYRVMETFLASGKQCCFLTATPRNKTAWDIYNQIKLFHQDDQTDIPVDPPHLQQYFQLLEKGDRKLPNLLSHILIRRTRNHILRWYGYDAATHTRVDSQNFQPYLQGKRRAYIQVGGKHRFFPKRELETIEYSIENTYQGLYQQIRGYLGKSRKRQKKTPVKDELCYARYGLGNYVVKSKQKQDPYLSLQSAGANLRGLMRVLLFKRFESSVYAFQKTIERLLKTYEYFDRALNDGFVPAGEDAQSILHGEANIGEETDILQGLKQVSDKYRIEDFDRDRLHEHIQHDLTLLHQILELVKPITPDKDTKLQTLISKLNQSPFREGKCLIFTQYADTAQYLYDNLNLDNNSAIEVIYSNDKNKARIVGRFAPKANPEQKWNQKEGEIKTLIATDVLAEGLNLQDGNIIINYDLHWNPVKLIQRFGRIDRIGSENDVIYGYNFLPETGLEKNLKLREKLKHRIQEIHDTIGEDAAILDRAEQLNEEAMYAIYEQESEQLSLFEATEDSLDLNEAEEILRRLKKENPEEFTRIANLPHGLRSSKFSLNKGTYIFCEATNPNRPELKGYQQLFLLDEQGEIISRDVPQILGKIYTHPQEKSLSLPKNYNAIVMGIKQQFEQELQHRNAEKDHRHQLTQGQRYISKELRAYYKTISDPDLQRSLDILEQTFRQPITNVLRRELNQIKREGLTDIALLNRLKQLYHQHNLGEEMTPKKLRKPETSIATIICSEAFV
- the ftsH3 gene encoding ATP-dependent zinc metalloprotease FtsH3 translates to MNNNNNNKKWRNAGLYALLAIVVIALATAFLDQEPETQVTWRYSEFVNRVENGNVESVRLNSDRSKVIATAQDGQQVQVSLPNDPQLIDILTENNVDISVQPENDDGFLFRALSSLFFPILLLVGLFFLLRRAQGGPGSQAMNFGKSKAKVQMEPQTNVTFNDVAGIEQAKLELTELVDFLKNADRFTDLGAKIPKGALLVGPPGTGKTLLARAVAGEAGVPFFSISGSEFVEMFVGVGASRVRDLFEQAKSNAPCIIFIDEIDAVGRQRGAGLGGGNDEREQTLNQLLTEMDGFESNTGIIIIAATNRPDVLDQALMRPGRFDRQIVVDRPDYAGRLEIMQVHARGKTLAKDVDLEKIARRTPGFTGADLENLLNEAAILAARRSLTEISMDEVNDAIDRVLAGPEKKDRVMSEKRKALVAYHEAGHALVGALMPDYDPVQKISIIPRGAAGGLTWFTPSEERLDSGLYSRSYLQNQMAVALGGRIAEEIIFGDNEVTTGASNDLQQVARVARQMVTSLGMSDRLGPVALGRQNGNVFMGRDIASDRDFSDETASAIDEEVRNLVEQAYRRCKDVLVSNRHILDQLAQALIDRETVDAEELQKMLNENEVKMATIA
- a CDS encoding regulatory protein RecX; translated protein: MNCQTYFFRLLARREYSAEELKKKGLEKGWKATEINETLEYLQEINAQSDLRVVEGMILGYLGKYGKPKIRQKCREKGIDNELFEETWEKLSDQTETEDLSALKAKVMRKYNLTQFSDLDPKTKRRVGNFLQYRGFNPFQVLKQWEN